In Rhodospirillaceae bacterium, the following are encoded in one genomic region:
- a CDS encoding transporter substrate-binding domain-containing protein gives MKRLLCPVFILLAGVLVAFSSLAIAADNTKKSLNKIIAAMPQNFPPHYSIDSSGQPTGFAVDVMNAIAKKAGIEVSYDIKENWRETQGALKSGKAHVIPNLGISIKRKEFAIFTTPLEKFHISIFVSKERTDLKNLADMKGIIVGAVDANVGARLLAKRTDLELRIFATFHEAMLALLSGRVEALAYPESVTWKSSRKMKLDGQIRVLAPPLKTIKRAIAVRKDLPELLKRLQVAMDGFIGSTAYKEIYSKWYDADRPIWTADRFLLIALVIMGLIVVGFAGWPLINRVRANAWAQLAEDGSQATERNEPFRSLTSKLLSIYVPLVTLAAVVLFLYLEFLFYQKERDQLISSLNNVVTIQSPAFQAAAWEYDVDQVRQLLGEFLLLPHIQGAVIYDTAGEVMGQVGDIKTEPEIPEFRVNQTLLSSYQGVKEPIGRLVMTVNSKQIWLRVYEHLQVNAIILLVLLISLITSTLFAVSRVIGRPLLQLRNAIEQTKLESVRTPVQWESGDELGQVVRAYNEMQEKEEAAKNEVREYQENLENLVDERTQELEHKSTLLEAVLGSINQGLVAYDNKLMLIISNKRFQEIRDVPEEMTRPGSAFIDWVRFDAERGEFEDGDPEKVVHQKILQAEKFVAHSFERKRPDGTIIEVEGGPLPNGGFVSTFTNITERKTAEIKLSDAYNVISDSIDYAARIQRSVLPDDALFSSLLSDHFVLWEPRDVVGGDIYWSRMWGDGFLIILGDCTGHGVPGAFMTLIATGALDNALSDVAGGQVAELMQRLHQLVQVTLGQYGEKGESDDGMELGICYVGPDMENMIFVGARFELYLVQDGAISIIKGTKKGIGYHGIPHNQVFEEHEIVNLADKSFYMTSDGLVDQVGGEKNRMFGKKRFRNLLLEIQDQSMKDQRDRLHQSLTEYQGDQTRRDDVAVIGFRVE, from the coding sequence ATGAAGCGGCTTCTTTGCCCGGTGTTCATTCTGCTAGCGGGGGTGCTTGTTGCCTTTTCATCTTTGGCTATTGCCGCAGATAATACAAAGAAATCTTTAAACAAAATCATCGCGGCCATGCCGCAAAATTTCCCGCCTCACTATTCCATCGATTCATCGGGCCAACCTACCGGGTTTGCGGTCGACGTTATGAACGCAATCGCAAAGAAAGCGGGCATCGAAGTATCCTACGACATCAAGGAGAACTGGAGAGAGACCCAAGGGGCCTTGAAATCTGGCAAGGCTCACGTAATTCCAAATCTAGGCATCTCAATCAAGCGCAAAGAATTTGCAATATTCACCACACCGCTGGAAAAATTTCACATTTCCATTTTCGTTAGTAAAGAGCGAACTGATCTCAAAAACCTAGCGGATATGAAAGGTATCATCGTCGGCGCCGTTGACGCCAATGTGGGGGCGCGGCTGCTTGCCAAAAGAACCGACTTAGAATTGCGCATATTCGCAACCTTTCACGAAGCCATGTTGGCGCTTTTGAGTGGTCGTGTAGAGGCATTGGCTTATCCAGAATCGGTCACTTGGAAGTCATCTCGTAAAATGAAGTTAGACGGTCAAATCCGTGTTCTTGCCCCTCCCCTTAAAACGATCAAGAGGGCCATTGCCGTCAGAAAGGATTTGCCCGAACTTCTGAAACGTCTGCAAGTCGCAATGGATGGATTCATCGGTTCTACAGCGTACAAAGAAATTTACTCCAAGTGGTATGATGCGGACCGACCGATTTGGACGGCGGACCGATTTCTTCTGATTGCCCTGGTCATTATGGGCCTGATCGTGGTGGGCTTTGCCGGATGGCCTCTCATTAACAGGGTGCGTGCCAACGCTTGGGCTCAATTGGCGGAGGACGGCAGCCAAGCCACAGAAAGGAATGAGCCGTTTAGGTCTCTGACCTCAAAACTATTGAGCATCTACGTGCCTTTGGTAACACTTGCCGCTGTCGTTTTGTTTTTATACTTGGAATTTCTTTTTTATCAGAAAGAACGTGACCAATTAATCTCATCGCTGAATAACGTTGTTACCATCCAGAGCCCAGCGTTCCAGGCAGCGGCATGGGAATATGATGTAGATCAGGTGCGCCAACTCCTTGGGGAATTTCTGCTTTTACCGCACATCCAAGGCGCTGTCATCTATGACACGGCTGGCGAAGTGATGGGCCAGGTGGGTGACATTAAAACAGAACCCGAGATTCCAGAGTTCAGGGTAAATCAGACCCTGCTCTCTTCATACCAAGGTGTTAAGGAGCCGATTGGTCGCTTGGTTATGACGGTCAACAGCAAACAAATCTGGCTCCGCGTATACGAACATCTTCAGGTTAACGCGATTATTTTGCTGGTCCTGCTCATCAGCCTTATCACCAGCACTTTATTTGCCGTCAGCAGGGTCATTGGCCGCCCCCTGCTCCAACTCCGCAATGCCATAGAACAAACCAAGCTGGAAAGTGTTAGAACCCCTGTGCAGTGGGAAAGCGGCGATGAATTGGGCCAGGTCGTTCGCGCCTACAATGAAATGCAGGAAAAGGAAGAGGCAGCGAAAAATGAAGTTAGGGAATACCAGGAGAACCTCGAAAATCTTGTTGATGAAAGAACCCAGGAATTAGAACACAAATCGACCCTTCTCGAGGCCGTTCTGGGCAGCATCAATCAGGGTCTGGTCGCTTATGATAATAAATTGATGCTGATCATTTCCAATAAGCGGTTCCAGGAAATTCGCGATGTGCCAGAAGAAATGACGCGTCCCGGATCAGCCTTCATTGACTGGGTCAGGTTCGATGCCGAACGTGGCGAATTCGAAGACGGCGATCCAGAGAAAGTCGTCCATCAGAAAATTCTCCAAGCCGAAAAATTCGTTGCTCACAGTTTTGAACGCAAAAGGCCCGACGGTACGATCATTGAAGTCGAGGGCGGGCCGCTACCAAATGGTGGATTTGTTAGCACCTTCACGAACATCACGGAACGTAAGACTGCCGAAATCAAACTGTCTGACGCGTACAATGTAATTTCCGATTCAATTGATTATGCGGCCCGAATTCAACGTTCCGTCCTTCCCGATGACGCCTTGTTCTCCTCTCTTCTCTCTGATCATTTTGTCTTGTGGGAACCGCGTGATGTCGTCGGCGGTGATATCTATTGGAGCAGAATGTGGGGCGATGGCTTCCTTATTATCTTGGGCGACTGTACCGGCCACGGCGTTCCCGGAGCCTTTATGACGCTGATCGCCACCGGTGCCTTAGACAACGCCTTGTCAGATGTCGCCGGGGGTCAGGTAGCGGAATTGATGCAGCGCCTTCACCAGTTGGTACAGGTCACTTTGGGCCAGTATGGAGAGAAAGGAGAGTCCGACGACGGCATGGAACTGGGCATCTGTTATGTCGGCCCTGATATGGAAAACATGATATTTGTCGGAGCCCGGTTCGAGCTGTATCTGGTTCAAGATGGCGCGATCAGTATCATTAAAGGAACAAAAAAAGGTATTGGCTATCACGGAATTCCCCACAACCAAGTATTCGAAGAACATGAAATTGTAAATTTAGCTGACAAATCTTTTTACATGACTTCCGACGGGTTGGTCGATCAGGTCGGCGGCGAAAAAAATCGAATGTTTGGAAAAAAACGTTTCCGCAATCTCTTGCTGGAAATACAAGATCAATCCATGAAAGATCAAAGAGACCGCCTACATCAATCCCTAACCGAGTATCAAGGCGATCAAACCCGCCGCGATGACGTCGCGGTCATTGGGTTTAGGGTTGAGTGA
- a CDS encoding DUF3225 domain-containing protein, with product MKDYTPNIPEVVEEVRQKFEAYEVALVEKNVDVLDDTFWNSPFTVRLAMGEHGYGFDAIHAFRVARKPGPGIKEKRIRLEILTIGDDTATVNLEFKVRGQDLIGRQTQTWIKFPDVGWKVVSAHVSTTDGSTLY from the coding sequence ATGAAAGATTACACCCCCAACATCCCCGAAGTGGTCGAGGAAGTGCGCCAGAAATTCGAAGCTTATGAAGTCGCACTGGTTGAGAAAAATGTGGACGTTCTCGACGACACATTTTGGAACAGCCCTTTTACCGTGCGCCTCGCCATGGGTGAACACGGCTACGGCTTCGATGCCATCCACGCTTTCCGCGTCGCTCGAAAGCCAGGGCCCGGCATTAAGGAAAAAAGAATTCGGCTCGAAATCCTGACAATTGGTGATGACACAGCCACCGTCAATCTAGAATTCAAAGTCCGCGGCCAAGACCTTATCGGTCGACAAACCCAAACCTGGATCAAATTCCCGGACGTTGGCTGGAAAGTCGTTAGCGCGCATGTATCAACAACGGACGGGAGTACGCTTTATTGA
- a CDS encoding selenoprotein B glycine/betaine/sarcosine/D-proline reductase — translation MAHLSDMPEKQRNMIVNQDLPDYDDTTCADGPALNERKVAIITTAGLHRREDKEFTPGVGEYRIIPNDTDMDDLIMSHVSTNFDRTGFQQDLNIVFPIERLRELAASGDVGEVADYHYAFMGATPPMAHAAVSKDLAGLLKSDNVTGVILAGV, via the coding sequence ATGGCCCATTTATCAGACATGCCGGAAAAGCAGCGCAACATGATCGTCAATCAGGATCTGCCTGATTATGACGATACAACTTGCGCTGATGGCCCGGCGCTCAACGAACGAAAAGTCGCGATCATTACAACGGCAGGTTTGCACCGCCGCGAAGATAAAGAATTCACCCCAGGTGTCGGTGAATACCGAATCATCCCCAACGATACGGATATGGATGATCTGATCATGAGCCACGTTTCCACCAACTTTGATCGCACGGGATTTCAACAGGACCTCAACATTGTCTTCCCGATTGAGCGTTTGAGAGAACTGGCAGCAAGTGGCGATGTTGGCGAAGTTGCCGACTATCATTACGCCTTTATGGGGGCGACACCGCCGATGGCACATGCTGCTGTTTCCAAGGATCTGGCGGGACTTTTGAAAAGTGACAACGTGACCGGGGTTATCCTCGCTGGCGTTTGA